One genomic segment of Nocardioides cavernaquae includes these proteins:
- the ccrA gene encoding crotonyl-CoA carboxylase/reductase, whose translation MQNILDAILAEAPAEEFANLELPESYRAVTVHKDEVDMFEGVKSRDKDPRKSLHLDDVPMPELAAGEAIVAVMASAINYNTVWTSIFEPVSTFGFLERYGRESDLGKRHDLPYHIVGSDLAGVVLAVGPGVNKWKAGDRVVAHCLSVELEAPDGHNDTMMDPSQRIWGFETNFGGLADVAMVKANQLMPKPEHLTWEEAASPGLVNSTAYRQLVSKNGGGMKQGDNVLIWGASGGLGGFATQYALNGGANPVCVVSNEEKAQIVRNMGAEMVINRSELAPKFWNEEGTKQDPREWKRFGAAIRDLTGGEDIDIVFEHPGRETFGASVFVTRKGGTITTCASTSGYMHEYDNRYLWMNLKKIISSHFANYRESWEANRLIAQGKIHPTLSRVYSLEDVGQAALDVHHNKHQGKVGVLALSPEEGLGVKNAELRAKHLDKINLFRGI comes from the coding sequence GTGCAGAACATCCTCGACGCGATCCTCGCCGAAGCACCGGCGGAGGAGTTCGCGAACCTCGAGCTTCCCGAGTCCTACCGCGCTGTCACCGTCCACAAGGACGAGGTCGACATGTTCGAGGGCGTCAAGTCCCGCGACAAGGACCCGCGCAAGTCGCTGCACCTTGACGACGTCCCGATGCCGGAGCTTGCCGCCGGCGAGGCGATCGTCGCCGTGATGGCGTCCGCGATCAACTACAACACCGTCTGGACCTCGATCTTCGAGCCCGTCTCGACGTTCGGCTTCCTGGAGCGCTACGGCCGCGAGTCGGACCTCGGCAAGCGCCACGACCTGCCGTACCACATCGTCGGCTCCGACCTCGCCGGCGTTGTCCTCGCCGTGGGTCCGGGCGTCAACAAGTGGAAGGCCGGCGACCGCGTCGTCGCGCACTGCCTCTCGGTCGAGCTCGAGGCTCCCGACGGCCACAACGACACGATGATGGACCCGTCGCAGCGCATCTGGGGCTTCGAGACCAACTTCGGCGGCCTCGCCGACGTCGCGATGGTCAAGGCCAACCAGCTCATGCCGAAGCCGGAGCACCTCACCTGGGAAGAGGCCGCGTCCCCGGGCCTGGTCAACTCCACCGCCTACCGCCAGCTGGTCTCCAAGAACGGTGGCGGCATGAAGCAGGGCGACAACGTCCTGATCTGGGGCGCCTCGGGTGGCCTCGGTGGCTTCGCCACGCAGTACGCCCTCAACGGTGGCGCCAACCCGGTCTGTGTCGTCTCGAACGAGGAGAAGGCGCAGATCGTCCGCAACATGGGCGCCGAGATGGTCATCAACCGCTCCGAGCTCGCTCCGAAGTTCTGGAACGAGGAGGGCACCAAGCAGGACCCGCGCGAGTGGAAGCGCTTCGGCGCCGCCATCCGCGACCTCACCGGCGGCGAGGACATCGACATCGTCTTCGAGCACCCGGGCCGCGAGACCTTCGGCGCGAGCGTGTTCGTCACCCGCAAGGGCGGCACCATCACCACCTGCGCGTCGACCTCGGGCTACATGCACGAGTACGACAACCGCTACCTGTGGATGAACCTCAAGAAGATCATCTCCTCGCACTTCGCCAACTACCGCGAGTCGTGGGAGGCCAACCGCCTCATCGCGCAGGGCAAGATCCACCCGACCCTCTCCCGCGTGTACTCGCTGGAGGACGTCGGCCAGGCCGCTCTCGACGTGCACCACAACAAGCACCAGGGCAAGGTCGGCGTGCTCGCCCTCTCCCCGGAGGAGGGCCTCGGCGTGAAGAATGCCGAGCTCCGCGCGAAGCACCTGGACAAGATCAACCTGTTCCGCGGCATCTGA
- a CDS encoding acetyl-CoA C-acetyltransferase: MSGSVIVAGARTPVGKFLGGLSSLSAADLGGIAIKGALEKAGISGDQVEYVIMGHVIQAGTGQITARQAAVKGGIPMSVPANTINKVCLSGINAIALADQLIRAGEHDIIVAGGMESMSQAPHVVPGSRTGTKMGDWKLIDSMMYDALHDQFTNQGMGNLTEGCNAAGAHLTREEQDAFSAQSHQRAAAAWKNGVFEDEVVPVTVSSRRGDTVVSEDEGIIASTTVESLGKLRPAFAKDGTITAGSASQISDGAAAVVVMSKKKAEELGIEWLAEIGASGQVAGPDSTLQLQPANAIEKAAKKQGISVSDIDLFELNEAFAAVGIESARQLGITEDKVNVNGGAIAIGHPLGMSGARITLHLALELARRGGGTGAAALCGGGGQGDALIITVPAKA; the protein is encoded by the coding sequence ATGTCCGGATCTGTCATCGTCGCGGGTGCGCGCACCCCGGTCGGCAAGTTCCTGGGCGGGCTCTCCAGCCTGTCCGCCGCTGACCTCGGTGGCATCGCGATCAAGGGCGCCCTGGAGAAGGCCGGCATCTCCGGCGACCAGGTCGAGTACGTGATCATGGGCCACGTCATCCAGGCCGGCACCGGTCAGATCACGGCGCGCCAGGCTGCGGTCAAGGGCGGCATCCCGATGAGCGTTCCGGCCAACACCATCAACAAGGTGTGCCTCTCGGGCATCAACGCGATCGCCCTGGCCGACCAGCTGATCCGCGCTGGCGAGCACGACATCATCGTCGCCGGTGGCATGGAGTCCATGTCGCAGGCCCCGCACGTCGTCCCCGGCTCGCGCACCGGCACGAAGATGGGCGACTGGAAGCTCATCGACTCGATGATGTACGACGCGCTGCACGACCAGTTCACCAACCAGGGCATGGGCAACCTGACCGAGGGTTGCAACGCCGCCGGCGCCCACCTGACCCGCGAGGAGCAGGACGCCTTCTCCGCGCAGTCGCACCAGCGTGCTGCTGCTGCCTGGAAGAACGGCGTCTTCGAGGACGAGGTCGTCCCGGTGACCGTCTCCAGCCGTCGCGGCGACACCGTCGTCAGCGAGGACGAGGGCATCATCGCCAGCACCACCGTCGAGTCGCTCGGCAAGCTGCGTCCCGCCTTCGCGAAGGACGGCACCATCACGGCCGGTTCTGCCTCGCAGATCTCCGACGGTGCGGCCGCGGTCGTCGTCATGAGCAAGAAGAAGGCCGAGGAGCTCGGCATCGAGTGGCTCGCCGAGATCGGTGCCTCCGGCCAGGTCGCCGGCCCCGACTCGACGCTGCAGCTGCAGCCGGCCAACGCGATCGAGAAGGCCGCCAAGAAGCAGGGCATCTCGGTCTCCGACATCGACCTCTTCGAGCTCAACGAGGCCTTCGCCGCTGTCGGCATCGAGTCGGCGCGTCAGCTCGGCATCACCGAGGACAAGGTCAACGTCAACGGTGGCGCCATCGCCATCGGTCACCCGCTCGGCATGTCGGGCGCCCGCATCACGCTGCACCTCGCGCTCGAGCTCGCTCGTCGCGGTGGCGGCACCGGTGCTGCCGCCCTGTGCGGTGGCGGTGGCCAGGGCGACGCCCTGATCATCACGGTTCCGGCCAAGGCCTGA
- a CDS encoding AI-2E family transporter, whose translation MTRGGQSGAPLAHGPFYWGIFGGLGALTAYWLFGLLISISSILVLIVMALFLAAGLNPLVEWCMRRQLRGRRIGRAWSVVAVISLVIATLALFVAAIAPVIGDQIALITESAPGWLDQLQQNERIQQWNDDYAIIEKAKDYISDGEFTQSLFGGVLGFGIAVLSALGSTFIVIVLTLYFLASLPTIKDALYRLAPASRRARVTSLGDRIVAGVGGYVSGAFVVSICAALTSLVFLFVVGLGEYAVALSFVVGLLSLIPMVGATIAMVIVSAIGLTQSVTTGLICLVFYLAYQQVENYLIYPQVMKKSVDVPGSVTLIAALIGAALLGVVGALMAVPVAAAILLIVREVLVKRQDAS comes from the coding sequence GTGACCCGGGGCGGGCAGTCGGGGGCTCCTCTCGCCCACGGGCCGTTCTACTGGGGCATCTTCGGCGGCCTCGGCGCACTCACGGCGTACTGGCTCTTCGGCCTGCTCATCTCGATCAGCTCCATCCTGGTGCTGATCGTGATGGCGCTGTTCCTCGCGGCCGGGTTGAACCCGCTCGTCGAGTGGTGCATGCGTCGCCAGCTCCGGGGACGCCGCATCGGGCGCGCCTGGTCGGTCGTCGCCGTCATCTCGCTGGTGATCGCCACGCTGGCGCTCTTCGTCGCGGCGATCGCGCCCGTGATCGGCGACCAGATCGCACTGATCACCGAGAGCGCGCCGGGCTGGCTCGACCAGCTCCAGCAGAACGAGCGCATCCAGCAGTGGAACGACGACTACGCGATCATCGAGAAGGCCAAGGACTACATCAGCGACGGTGAGTTCACCCAGTCGCTCTTCGGTGGCGTGCTCGGGTTCGGCATCGCCGTCCTCTCCGCGCTCGGCAGCACCTTCATCGTCATCGTGCTCACGCTCTACTTCCTGGCGTCGCTCCCCACGATCAAGGACGCGCTCTACCGGCTCGCCCCGGCGTCACGCCGGGCCCGGGTCACCTCTCTGGGCGACCGGATCGTGGCGGGTGTCGGCGGCTACGTCTCGGGAGCCTTCGTGGTCTCGATCTGCGCCGCGCTGACCTCGCTGGTCTTCCTCTTCGTCGTCGGCCTCGGCGAGTACGCCGTCGCGCTGAGCTTCGTCGTCGGCCTGCTGTCGCTGATCCCGATGGTCGGCGCGACGATCGCGATGGTGATCGTCTCCGCCATCGGCCTGACCCAGTCGGTCACGACCGGGCTGATCTGCCTGGTGTTCTACCTCGCCTACCAGCAGGTCGAGAACTACCTGATCTACCCGCAGGTGATGAAGAAGTCGGTCGACGTCCCGGGTTCGGTCACCCTGATCGCCGCACTCATCGGTGCCGCGCTCCTGGGCGTCGTCGGCGCGCTCATGGCAGTGCCGGTGGCCGCCGCCATCCTGCTGATCGTGCGCGAGGTCCTCGTGAAGCGGCAGGACGCGAGCTAG
- a CDS encoding CGNR zinc finger domain-containing protein: MLFAHDTEMNLLAAVTLVNSRYSNPMDVDRMADAEDLDNWFREHSYSYAPAATAELVEEVTALREPLHSLFTSTRDGAVDRVNAWLAEADALPRLVRHDDLDWHIHAEPPGSSLRTQILVETAMAMIDVIRSDEMQRLSVCDDENCDGIVLDLSRNRSRRYCSTACGNRAAVAAYRARQAGG, translated from the coding sequence ATGCTTTTTGCTCATGACACGGAGATGAACCTGCTGGCCGCGGTGACGCTGGTCAACAGCCGGTACAGCAATCCGATGGACGTGGACCGGATGGCCGACGCCGAGGACCTGGACAACTGGTTCCGCGAGCACAGCTACAGCTACGCACCGGCGGCCACCGCCGAGCTCGTCGAGGAGGTCACCGCCCTGCGCGAACCCCTGCACAGCCTCTTCACGAGCACCCGTGACGGCGCGGTCGACCGGGTCAACGCGTGGCTGGCCGAGGCGGACGCACTCCCCCGGCTGGTGCGACACGACGATCTCGACTGGCACATCCATGCCGAGCCCCCAGGCTCCAGCCTCCGGACCCAGATCCTCGTCGAGACCGCCATGGCCATGATCGACGTCATCCGGTCCGACGAGATGCAGCGGCTCTCCGTCTGCGACGACGAGAACTGCGACGGCATCGTGCTGGACCTGTCGCGCAACCGGTCCCGGCGCTACTGCTCAACGGCGTGCGGCAACCGCGCCG
- the mce gene encoding methylmalonyl-CoA epimerase — MTSSNLEIPEHLFIAIDHVGIAVPDLDVAIAFYTEKFGMKVAHEETNEEQGVREAMVAVGDTGSFIQLLAPLSPDTTIGKFLAKSGPGLQQLAYRVTDIDAVCAILRERGLRLLYDVPKRGTSDSRVNFIHPKDAGGVLVELVEPSTHAH; from the coding sequence ATGACTTCCTCGAACCTTGAGATCCCCGAGCACCTCTTCATCGCCATCGACCATGTCGGCATCGCCGTCCCGGACCTGGACGTGGCGATCGCCTTCTACACCGAGAAGTTCGGCATGAAGGTCGCCCACGAGGAGACCAACGAGGAGCAGGGTGTGCGCGAGGCCATGGTGGCCGTCGGTGACACCGGCTCCTTCATCCAGCTGCTCGCTCCCCTCTCCCCCGACACGACGATCGGCAAGTTCCTCGCGAAGTCGGGCCCGGGCCTGCAGCAGCTCGCCTACCGCGTCACCGACATCGACGCAGTCTGCGCGATCCTGCGCGAGCGCGGTCTGCGCCTGCTGTACGACGTCCCGAAGCGCGGCACGTCCGACAGCCGGGTCAACTTCATCCACCCCAAGGACGCCGGCGGCGTGCTCGTGGAGCTGGTCGAGCCGAGCACCCACGCACACTAG
- the meaB gene encoding methylmalonyl Co-A mutase-associated GTPase MeaB, producing the protein MVSSEPNTATAGRPKGRSAVAVPELVSQARSGSPRAVARLITLVEEASPLLREVMREIAAHTGSATGRARIVGLTGSPGVGKSTSTSALVTEMRKQDLRVAVLAVDPSSPFSGGALLGDRVRMSDHATDPGVYIRSMASRGHLGGLSWSTPQALRVLDAAGFDVILVETVGVGQSEVEVAGLADTTIVLLAPGMGDGIQAAKAGILEIGDIYVVNKADREGAHQVQRDLRGMIALSDSSGRGDHAWKRPILATVAQQGTGVPEVVTAIEEHHRFLVESGELARRRGRRARVEVEEIALGELRRRWGAVSGRGDLEALAARVAAGELDPYAAADELLGNQV; encoded by the coding sequence ATGGTTTCTTCTGAACCGAACACCGCAACGGCCGGCCGACCCAAGGGTCGGTCGGCTGTTGCCGTTCCGGAGCTCGTCTCACAGGCGCGCTCGGGTTCCCCTCGAGCCGTTGCGCGACTGATCACGCTCGTCGAGGAGGCCTCGCCGTTGCTGCGGGAGGTCATGCGGGAGATCGCCGCGCACACCGGCTCAGCCACCGGCAGGGCCCGCATCGTCGGGCTCACCGGCTCGCCGGGCGTCGGCAAGTCGACCTCCACGTCGGCGCTGGTGACGGAGATGCGCAAGCAGGACCTGCGCGTCGCCGTACTCGCCGTGGATCCGTCGTCGCCGTTCTCCGGCGGCGCGCTGCTCGGCGACCGCGTGCGGATGTCCGACCATGCCACCGACCCGGGGGTCTACATCCGGTCCATGGCGTCGCGAGGCCACCTCGGCGGGCTCTCGTGGTCGACCCCCCAGGCGCTCCGCGTGCTCGACGCGGCCGGCTTCGACGTGATCCTCGTCGAGACCGTCGGTGTCGGTCAGAGCGAGGTCGAGGTGGCCGGTCTGGCCGACACCACGATCGTGCTGCTCGCCCCGGGCATGGGTGACGGCATCCAGGCCGCCAAGGCGGGCATCCTCGAGATCGGTGACATCTACGTCGTCAACAAGGCCGATCGCGAAGGCGCCCACCAGGTGCAGCGGGACCTGCGCGGCATGATCGCCCTCTCCGACAGCTCGGGGCGCGGTGACCACGCGTGGAAGCGGCCGATCCTGGCCACGGTTGCCCAGCAGGGCACCGGGGTCCCCGAGGTCGTCACGGCCATCGAGGAGCACCACCGCTTCCTCGTCGAGAGCGGCGAGCTGGCTCGGCGCCGCGGTCGGCGCGCGCGGGTCGAGGTCGAGGAGATCGCCCTCGGCGAGCTCCGTCGCAGATGGGGTGCGGTCTCCGGTCGAGGCGACCTGGAGGCCCTCGCTGCCCGGGTCGCGGCCGGCGAGCTCGATCCCTACGCCGCCGCGGACGAGCTCCTCGGCAACCAGGTGTGA
- a CDS encoding DMT family transporter, with protein MRSGLLWSVLAAVTFGFSGTLARPLLDSGWSPAAVVLVRVSIASAVLLVPTVRALRGNWNLLRANARLVTAYGAIAVAFTQFGYYSAVAHMDVAIALLVEYAAPVLVLGWLWLRHGQRPSLLTAAGAAVAVLGLLFVIDVFSGGAHLSTVGMLWALAAMGGCGVYFVLSAQHSTLPPVALAGSGLLLGALLLGGAGAAGLVELRATTASVHFRDLTVPFWLPLLLVGVVATAVSYLSGINGSRLLGSRLASFVALLEVVAALVVAWVLLGQQPHLTQVLGGVAVLAGVVLVKLGEPAPPVVLPEPDERGAGLDLVA; from the coding sequence ATGCGCAGTGGTCTCCTGTGGTCCGTGCTGGCCGCGGTGACCTTCGGCTTCTCGGGCACGCTCGCGCGGCCGCTTCTCGACAGCGGCTGGAGTCCGGCCGCCGTCGTCCTGGTCAGGGTCTCCATCGCCTCCGCTGTCCTGCTGGTGCCCACTGTCCGTGCGCTGCGCGGCAACTGGAACCTCCTGCGTGCCAACGCGCGCCTCGTCACGGCGTACGGCGCCATCGCGGTCGCCTTCACGCAGTTCGGCTACTACAGCGCCGTGGCGCACATGGACGTCGCGATCGCGCTCCTGGTGGAGTACGCCGCGCCCGTGCTGGTGCTCGGATGGCTCTGGCTGCGCCACGGCCAGCGCCCGAGCCTGCTCACGGCTGCCGGAGCTGCGGTCGCGGTGCTGGGTCTGCTCTTCGTGATCGACGTCTTCTCGGGCGGCGCTCACCTGAGCACCGTCGGCATGCTCTGGGCGCTTGCCGCGATGGGCGGCTGTGGCGTCTACTTCGTGCTCTCCGCCCAGCACAGCACGCTCCCGCCGGTGGCACTCGCCGGCTCGGGACTGTTGCTCGGTGCGCTCCTGCTGGGCGGTGCGGGCGCCGCCGGACTCGTGGAGCTCCGGGCCACGACCGCGTCCGTCCACTTCCGTGACCTGACGGTCCCCTTCTGGTTGCCGCTGCTCCTGGTGGGCGTGGTGGCGACCGCCGTTTCCTACCTGTCCGGCATCAACGGCTCGCGACTGCTGGGCTCCCGCCTGGCGTCGTTCGTCGCGCTGCTCGAGGTGGTTGCCGCGCTCGTCGTCGCGTGGGTGCTGCTCGGTCAGCAGCCACACCTGACCCAGGTGCTCGGAGGTGTCGCTGTCCTCGCCGGCGTGGTCCTGGTCAAGCTGGGCGAGCCTGCGCCCCCGGTGGTGCTCCCGGAGCCGGACGAGCGCGGTGCCGGCCTCGACCTCGTCGCCTGA